A region of Theileria annulata chromosome 2, complete sequence, *** SEQUENCING IN PROGRESS *** DNA encodes the following proteins:
- a CDS encoding uncharacterized protein (conserved hypothetical protein;~2 probable transmembrane helices predicted for TA12850 by TMHMM2.0 at aa 10-32 and 53-71;~Signal peptide predicted for TA12850 by SignalP 2.0 HMM (Signal peptide probability 0.980, signal anchor probability 0.019) with cleavage site probability 0.363 between residues 21 and 22;~GPI-Anchor Signal predicted for TA12850 by DGPI v2.04, no cleavage site predicted): MTALLKLPSLCMVLLLTICTSSYLKPFFPGFFNSKRSGFPGILGKFSVVGDRLSIYVSLSCIFFAFWTIAFK, encoded by the coding sequence ATGACCGCATTGTTAAAACTTCCATCTCTGTGTATGGTGTTGCTGCTTACTATTTGTACATCGAGTTACTTGAAACCGTTCTTCCCCGGTTTTTTCAATTCTAAAAGATCCGGATTTCCAGGAATTCTGGGAAAATTTTCTGTAGTCGGTGACAGACTATCAATTTATGTATCATTATCCTGTATTTTTTTTGCCTTCTGGACAATAgcatttaaataa
- a CDS encoding cAMP-dependent protein kinase catalytic subunit, putative (all_bases.C.cand.312 - camp-dependent protein kinase catalytic subunit), translating into MYIDEETTGCVGSLIRSFKNLFSRKARYTVIKSVSIPKNTFLPKSLKFIKVLGQGGFGKVFLAQKVEENSEFELCAVKRLQKHPLIVQKQVDHIISENKLLASVNHPFIVKHLGSYKDNHYLYLVMEYVSSGDFFTYLRKENYLESHDAMFYAAQVTAMFEYLHDNNIIYRDLKPENLLLCFDGYLKLTDFGFAKVVEFRTYTLCGTPEYMSPEIILHLGYGKAVDWWTLGILIYEMLAGYPPFYDSNPQSLYDKILKCKLKFPIHYDEDAKYLTSRLLVTEPSQRFGNLHKGIDDIKKCKWFESMDFDALVEKELSPPHIPERKEDLPAEEFIDSYRMPKEVTGEDDPFVDW; encoded by the exons ATGTATATAGACGAAGAAACTACAGGATGTGTTGGAAGCTTAATCAGATCTTTCAAAAATTTATTCTCCAGAAAAGCCAGATATACCGTAATCAAATCCGTGTCGATTCCCAAAAACACATTTCTTCCAAAGTCGCTCAAATTCATAAAGGTTTTGGGACAAG GAGGGTTTGGCAAGGTGTTTTTAGCACAAAAGGTAGAAGAAAACTCCGAATTTGAACTGTGTGCAGTAAAAAGACTACAAAAGCACCCACTAATAGTCCAAAAACAAGTGGACCACATCATCTCAGAAAATAAACTCCTGGCCTCGGTCAACCATCCATTCATAGTGAAACACCTGGGCTCCTATAAGGATAATCATTATCTGTACCTTGTAATGGAATATGTTTCATCTGGAGACTTCTTCACATACTTGAGgaaagaaaattatttagagTCCCATGATGCTATGTTCTATGCAGCTCAGGTCACAGCAATGTTCGAATATCTACAcgataataatataatttatcgTGACTTGAAGCCAGAAAACCTTTTACTTTGTTTCGATGGTTATTTAAAACTGACTGATTTCGGATTCGCAAAGGTTGTTGAGTTTAGGACTTACACCCTCTGTGGAACTCCAGAATACATGTCGCCCGAGATCATTTTACACCTTGGATATGGAAAAGCTGTAGATTGGTGGACTCTGGGAATACTAATTTATGAAATGCTGGCAGGTTATCCACCATTTTACGATTCAAACCCACAAAGTTTGTACGATAAAATACTTAAATGTAAACTAAAATTCCCGATTCATTACGATGA gGATgctaaatatttaacttCAAGACTTCTAGTTACCGAACCATCTCAAAGGTTCGGGAACTTGCATAAAGGAATAgatgatattaaaaaatgtaaatgGTTTGAGTCCATGGATTTCGATGCTTTAGTTGAAAAGGAATTAAGTCCACCACATATTCCC GAACGGAAAGAGGATTTACCAGCCGAAGAATTTATTGATTCTTACAGAATGCCCAAAGAAGTAACTGGAGAAGACGATCCATTTGTAGATTGGtga
- a CDS encoding eukaryotic translation initiation factor 3, subunit 6, putative (all_bases.cand.1495 - eukaryotic translation initiation factor 3, subunit 6, putative), whose protein sequence is MNESNFPDCHKYDITSKLSPYLEPKMVLYVLDWLSSKDIYSADELSSTREELNKKLESVKLSDEEFSQMESDCLSKIQQFKIVLSLYKKDQLHRISSTFEKTTVPSLIQWANTSSLNVSTDFPRDVDELILKLAKAYFDREDYENCKSLLIYYVNSVSKYTVEGWNLEIIFSSGSSTKKKMKCYWGIISCNILSVLLPSSHEELQEMSSMVIVQQDPDNDKDATLIDQRTPRSGVYCILKFAELLNSEELNRDRKDLILKRCWLLHWSLFYIFKYHLALFHLSNKNTKSFEWPQLQEYFLDERNLAVVNLLTPHLLRYYAVYAILNRNRKDHFRTISNVIANTKHKYNDTFTSLLGALFVDFNFEAAQKHIVEIKEACYVDVLLNPLKDAIEESSRHIIFETYCRIHKSINLDIIAQNVNMTSLDAERWIVNIIRHSHVEAKIDSEKNCVEISTVPPNLYQQVIEKTQNLTLRSNMILQNLSQMTPNSDNSLQNLRNSDLGDRNLQRRLFVHNQQKKNQYKFNQGKEYQRAEQESLW, encoded by the exons ATGAATGAGTCTAATTTTCCAGATTGTCATAAATATGACATCACATCAAAGCTTTCTCCATACCTGGAGCCGAAAATGGTGTTGTATGTCTTGGACTGGCTTAGTTCCAAGGATATCTATTCAGCAGATGAATTAAGCTCTACTAGAGAGGAGCTGaacaaaaaattagaatCCGTCAAACTGTCAGATGAAGAATTCTCACAAATGGAATCAGATTGTTTGTCTAAAATAcaacaatttaaaattgttctgtcattatataaaaagGACCAATTACATAGAATCAGCTCAACTTTCGAAAAAACAACCGTCCCATCACTGATACAATGGGCGAACACATCATCATTAAATGTCAGTACAGATTTCCCAAGAGATGTCGAcgaattaattttaaagttaGCAAAAGCGTATTTCGATAGAGAAGATTACGAAAACTGCAAATCGCTGCTAATTTATTACGTCAACTCAGTGTCAAAATATACAGTAGAAGGTTGGAATCtagaaataatattttcttcagGATCATCAACCAAAAAAAAGATGAAGTGTTATTGGGGAATAATAAGTTGTAATATTCTAAGCGTGCTTCTCCCGTCAAGCCATGAAGAATTGCAAGAAATGTCGTCAATGGTAATAGTTCAACAGGACCCAGACAATGATAAGGATGCAACACTCATTGACCAGAGAACGCCCCGATCAGGTGTATACTGTATCTTAAAGTTTGCAGAACTTTTGAACTCAGAAGAACTTAATAGAGATAGAAAGGACCTAATTTTGAAGAGGTGCTGGTTGTTGCACTGGTCACTGTTCTACATATTCAAGTATCACCTAGCCCTGTTCCACCTAAGCAACAAGAACACAAAGTCATTTGAATGGCCACAACTCCAGGAATACTTCTTAGACGAGAGGAACCTGGCAGTTGTAAACCTATTGACTCCACACCTGCTTAGATACTACGCAGTCTACGCAATTCTGAACAGGAATAGGAAGGATCACTTCAGGACAATAAGCAAT GTTATTGCAAACACCAAgcataaatataatgataCTTTCACATCGTTATTGGGTGCACTCTTCGTTGACTTCAACTTTGAGGCTGCACAAAAACACATTGTTGAAATCAAGGAG GCATGCTACGTTGATGTACTCTTAAACCCTCTGAAGGACGCAATTGAGGAAAGCTCCAGGCACATTATATTTGAAACATACTGTAGGATACATAAATCAATAAACCTAGA TATAATTGCCCAGAACGTTAACATGACATCATTGGATGCAGAAAGGTGGATTGTAAACATAATAAGACACTCTCACGTCG AGGCGAAAATCGATAGTGAAAAAAACTGTGTGGAAATCTCAACTGTACCGCCAAACCTATACCAGCAAGTGATTGAGAAAACTCAAAATTTAACTCTGAGATCAAATATGATCCTACAGAATCTCTCACAAATGACACCAAATTCTGATAATTCGCTTCAAAATCTGAGGAATTCTGATTTAGGGGACAGGAATCTCCAGAGAAGACTATTTGTACATAACCAGCAAAAAAAGAAccaatacaaatttaaccAAGGCAAAGAATATCAACGAGCTGAACAGGAATCACTGTGGTGA
- a CDS encoding U1/2 small nuclear ribonucleoprotein, putative (all_bases.C.cand.311 - small nuclear ribonucleoprotein, PF00076 RNA recognition motif) produces MNTNYDTLDILPCQTLYVYNLDDQIHIDVLKKLVYELFVPYGIIVDIVARKTKTLRGQAFVIFSEISSATAALKGLNGRKILNKVLKIEYAKNRSYKTLKPSDYYKMSKANRGKFKPISDFPDELRSSGTDESHSLFVQNIPHDMSRESLELLFKQYPGFRGCRFIEGRFVAFVDYSMASQAEIALEGLNGFRVSHTHALQISLAN; encoded by the exons atgaatacAAATTATGACACTTTGGATATCTTGCCATGCCAAACCTTATATGTATACAATCTCGATGATCAAATACATATAGATGTTTTGAAGAAACTAGTCTACGAATTATTTGTTCCATATGGAATTATAGTGGATATAGTAGCTAGAAAAACGAAGACGTTAAGAGGTCAAGCCTTTGTAATATTTAG TGAAATATCGAGTGCAACTGCAGCATTAAAAGGATTAAATGGaaggaaaattttaaataaagttTTGAAGATTGAATACGCAAAAAATCGATCTTACAAAACACTCAAACCATCTGATTACTATAAGATGTCAAAAGCCAATAGAGGGAAATTTAAACCAATATCAGATTTCCCAGATGAGTTAAGATCCAGCGGAACAGATGAATCTCATTCATTATTTGTTCAAAATATACCTCATGATATGAGTAGGGAGTCGCTGGAATTGCTCTTCAAACAATACCCCGGATTTAGGGGCTGTAGATTTATAGAAGGACGATTTGTAGCTTTTGTTGATTATTCAATGGCCTCTCAAGCAGAGATCGCATTAGAGGGTTTGAATGGATTTAGAGTATCTCATACTCACGCCTTACAAATCTCACTAgctaattaa
- a CDS encoding uncharacterized protein (all_bases.cand.1496 - hypothetical protein) produces MASETSEESVCGINNQLESINDPRIKSFFSELETLGDITKSIYGKTIDRVNVGLSKVGARPVSGIRGLYFNKGMWKVKYFDNDYEVVTCLFRYDDTDKLIKTYHIARSFLNKVIEYNRHINEDDGTILDELTNDQLIELDKRKSKVTYEITSRPYLSDLCDKNDPMIIENLSLKRTRKTQPTNFVQKPYYRDNEVKRKKREAPEPTNNFDLQAIMASRNVGTGIKNRKLPKFEAKILKYSNFSTIDMIHDMIDKNCEAKLCDHGKIYSIKQKNCEFRSIDQSEKSSENTIGQAAVKHEMINGSKRENNCESQKSKERKTKSPNDEYMFIIKSYNFDNCFKK; encoded by the exons ATGGCCTCGGAAACATCGGAAGAGAGTGTTTGTGGAATCAACAATCAATTAGAATCCATAAATGATCCTAGAATTAAATCGTTCTTCTCAGAACTTGAAACACTAGGAGATATCACCAAATCCATTTATGGAAAAACAATTGATAGAGTCAATGTAGGATTGTCAAAGGTTGGGGCTAGACCAGTAAGCGGAATAAGAGGATTGTATTTTAACAAGGGGATGTGGAAAGTGAAATATTTCGACAACGACTACGAAGTAGTTACATGCCTCTTTAGATACGACGACACTGATAAACTTATCAAGACATATCACATCGCTCGCTCATTTCTGAACAAAGTTATCGAATACAATCGACACATAAATGAAGATGATGGAACGATTTTGGATGAATTGACCAACGATCAATTAATCGAACTGGATAAAAGAAAAAGTAAGGTAACTTATGAAATCACTTCCCGACCTTATTTGTCGGATTTATGTGATAAAAATGATCCTATGATCATTGAAAACCTAAGTTTGAAGAGGACCAGAAAAACCCAACCAACCAATTTTGTCCAAAAGCCTTACTACAGAGACAATGAGGTTAAAAGGAAGAAAAGAGAAGCACCAGAACCCACAAACAATTTTGACCTCCAGGCTATCATGGCATCCAGAAACGTAGGAACAGGGATtaaaaatagaaaattGCCCAAATTCGAGGCCAAAATCTTAAAATACAGCAATTTCAGCACCATTGATATGATTCATGATATGATCGACAAAAATTGTGAAGCCAAATTATGTGATCATGGAAAAATTTATTCCATAAAGCAGAAAAATTGCGAATTCAGATCAATCGACCAATCAG aaaaatcTTCTGAGAATACGATAGGCCAAGCCGCAGTAAAACAT GAAATGATTAATGGTTCAAAGAGGGAAAACAATTGTGAATCCCAGAAATCTAAAGAACGGAAAACAAAATCCCCAAATGATGAATAtatgtttattattaagtCGTATAACTTCGACAATTGCTTCAAAAAGTAG